In Oryzias melastigma strain HK-1 linkage group LG18, ASM292280v2, whole genome shotgun sequence, one DNA window encodes the following:
- the LOC112144022 gene encoding equilibrative nucleoside transporter 1, whose product MAPNSPKDKYFGVWLIFFMLGLGTLLPWNFFMTATTYFTSRLKDSSSSDLLVNQTEAAGQRRTVLEAIFNNVMTMCAMLPLLLCTCLNSFLHSLIPQRLRVMGSLLVIMLVFIITAILVKVPLDPLPFFCLTMVKIVIINSFGAVLQGSLFGMAGLLPASYTTPIMSGQGLAGTFAAFAMICAIASGSNIQDAAFGYFITACGVIFMSVLSYILLPKLEFFQFYQERKHQLTSDDRQNSLQLINKDMKEPVPDVVEPNNISCMVRIFKKIWVLALSVCFLFTVTIGIFPAVTADTRSTLAAGGSWEKYFIPVCCFLLFNLCDWSGRSLTAVCMWPRKDSLVLPVCVLCRTLFIPLFMLCNVEPRFHLPVFFHHDGFFIVFMILFAFSNGYLASLCMCYGPKKVLPHEAETAGAIMAFFLSLGLALGAVSSFLTRALV is encoded by the exons GTACTTCGGAGTGTGGCTGATCTTCTTCATGCTTGGTCTGGGGACGCTTCTGCCATGGAACTTCTTCATGACCGCTACAACG TATTTTACCAGCCGACTGAAGGACTCGTCTTCATCAGATCTTCTGGTCAACCAAACAGAGGCAGCAGGTCAACGGCGCACAGTTTTAGAGGCTATATTTAACAACGTGATGACCATGTGTGCCATGCTGCCCCTTCTGCTGTGCACGTGTCTCAACTCTTTCCTGCATTCACT AATCCCGCAGCGCCTGAGAGTGATGGGAAGTCTACTCGTCATCATGTTGGTCTTCATCATCACAGCCATTCTGGTTAAAGTCCCCCTGGATCCACTGCCCTTCTTCTGTCTAACTATGGTGAAGATCGTCATCATTAACT CTTTCGGGGCGGTTCTTCAGGGCAGTCTGTTTGGGATGGCCGGTTTGCTCCCGGCTTCTTACACGACCCCTATCATGAGTGGTCAGGGGCTGGCTGGAACGTTTGCTGCCTTTGCCATGATCTGCGCGATTGCAA GTGGTTCCAACATACAAGATGCTGCCTTTGGTTATTTCATCACGGCCTGTGGAGTCATTTTCATGTCCGTCCTGTCCTACATCCTCCTGCCTAAATTG GAATTCTTCCAGTTTTATcaggagagaaaacatcaactcACATCAGACGACAGACAGAACTCCCTTCAGCTGATTAACAAAG ACATGAAGGAGCCAGTACCTGATGTGGTGGAACCAAACAACATTTCCTGCATGGTGAGGATCTTTAAGAAG ATCTGGGTCTTGGCGTTGTCGGTGTGCTTTCTGTTCACGGTCACTATTGGGATATTTCCTGCCGTCACTGCCGACACTCGGTCTACCCTCGCAGCAGGAGGCTCCTGGG AGAAGTATTTCATCCCAGTTTGCTGCTTCTTGCTCTTCAACTTGTGTGATTGGAGTGGGCGGAGCTTGACTGCTGTCTGTATGTGG CCCAGAAAAGACAGTCTGGTTCTTCCTGTGTGTGTCCTGTGTCGAACGCTCTTCATTCCCCTCTTCATGTTGTGTAACGTTGAGCCTCGTTTTCACCTGCCAGTCTTCTTCCACCACGATGGCTTCTTCATCGTCTTCATGATCCTCTTTGCCTTTAGTAACGGATACCTGGCGAGCCTCTGCATGTGCTACGGCCCAAA GAAGGTTCTTCCTCATGAAGCTGAAACAGCTGGAGCCATCATGGCTTTCTTCCTGTCTCTGGGTTTGGCCTTAGGAGCCGTGTCATCCTTTCTCACCAGAGCGCTGGTCTAA